atgcctcagctggaggcagtattaatagaaaaacagaagatgaagCGTACAACTTGATTGCAGAGATGGCTCAAAATGAAATGTCGCGTGATTTTCATTTTAAGGAGGTGGTGTGACGTGAAGTACTAGgagaaaataatgtttatttatttcttttgctttaatttaatttacatagtAGGTTGGgttgttttcatctttttaatttagtgttgcattttaaataattttagctatgtttagatatttttgttgcAGTGTTAggcgtttaatattttcttttattttaatgttgtctgtTCTGTTCGATTGTTTTactttaattgtgatgttagcttaggttagtcgggttggtcattaataaaattactttgcttccttgagacttttgaactttaattgccatactacTGCTTTGATTATgctcaatatttattttgttgtgtgTTTGCGATTAGGCgaacgcttagttgcctaatcggtgtttaatcttcgcttagttgattagactgtatggtggatgactgattaaatttgcgcattgcattcgcttagtctgtaattttgaagaccgaattagccttcgcttagttgggtgattcgtgtcagatttggattagagtagtgtgtacttgtctttaatctgggattgaaagcatagtaattgagttaatgaccgaccgcttttattttgtatttggttccgtttttacatctgtgtttacctttttgtttacatctgtgttttgattttattcatcccTATCCACAAAACCTtacacaaacccccccactacgtgtttgacctgattctcgaaccacatttggtccttgagagacgacctaggagtcacttcctagctatactgcatttctcatatgctcgttaaattttgcatgggcgACAACACCCAtcacttaggcagcaaatgtatcagtccagaggtgagaacgcaatgaacatcatcctcatgaagtgaaactggctccgaaagagcactctcatgagtgggaggatgagtcatattgttctcagcacAAAAAGCAGCAGAGTATACATCATAATCATCAGAGTAACATCCAGAatgagaatcataatcataggcacaggcagaataagcattactcacataaccaaaataggtagacatgggaaagaaggggaaaagaagaatgcaatgaaaatatgcaactaaagctacctacacgcaacacacaaaacagaacctcacactcacaacacaagacaagacacaacacacactaacacaacaaagaacCTAAAACTGaatcgttggtccccggcaacagcgccaaaattttgatgggtgtcccCGGCACGACACTCATTCAGTNcttgtttcctttctcattggaaggcaatgctaagacgtggttCAATTCCTTTTctgaaggaacatttacaacttGGAAAGttgtggctagaacatttgttaacaaatattttccacagtctaaagttactcaagggaagctggagatctcatcatttaaacaaggcatggaagaatctctaagtcaagcatgggagcgattcaaaggactactcaggaaaacaccagttcacggatttgacaagacaaccattgttcttgcttaccttggtggactgaatatgcagtctaaaattatgttggatgcctcagctggaggtgatatcaaacagaagactgaggatgaagcctatgacttgatagagagaatgacagttaatggtcaagaagcatatagtgaaaggggcgcaccgacacaacagagaggagtccTGCACTTACCTGCGAATGATGCCATGCTaactcaaaatcatcttttgacccaaaagctagatacattgacaaagatcctctcacaacttccaaaggagcttcgtaatgtttctcaagcacagcagctatgtgatctttgttGAGGAGACCATATTAATTGTCAAAGTGCTATACTtgaggagatgcagcaagaagctaactatatggggaaccaataccagtatagacaagggaatttcaaccaaggcaatcctagccagggttgaaaaatcatccaagtattggccaacagcagaataacccatcagggcaacaaggaggcttcaggcagcaacaacctttaactatgtggcagcaggtttcACATTTGACAGAGGTTGTCCAAAATATGAGTAGAAGATTTGATTAATTCATAAAAGTCTATGATTCAAATCCAAGGTTGtcaaactcgagagtttacgtaaactcgtgagagtccAGTAAACTGGACTCGTAAACTCATAAGAGTTTActttgcatgaaaaaaaaatataaataacatcctaattcaaataagataacaaaattatataaattgaaatacataagttcatagaaatattgttcataaaaatataatgtaaaacataaattgaaattccAAATTCTCTATGCCTAATCCTCCAATCCTTAATAATGGCATCATCATCtccatcatcatcctcatctaaCTCTTCCTCTGATGAATGTTGTGCATCCTCATTGTTCCCAAATGTTTTATTATCAAGATCAAGAGCATCTAAAGCAGGATCTGTTGTTGCTTCATCTAAGTGAACATTTTCACCATCATTTTCACCTTCAACTTGAtcaatctcaacaacatcatttGCCTCTTCAGTTATCCATTCATCACCTgattaaatttcatcaaatggAAGAGCTACAGTTTTTCGAATTTGTCTACTTTTCAGCTTGGAGTTATACATCACATAAACtaaatcattcatcttttttttatgCAAACGATTCCTTCTCTTTGTATGaacctaaaataatatataatatttttagtgaagatataaacataataaagcaatttataaattaaaaataatttaaattaccatTCCAAATGAGCTCCAATTACGCTCACATCCAGAAGAACTACAAGTCAAGCTTAGAATTCGAATAGCAAATCTCTTCAACTCCAGAGTTCCATCACCAAACATGTCCCACCATTCCCTAGGATTTAACTCTTTCCTACACTCCTTTGCATCTTCCATTCCAAAAAGTCCTCTAGCATtatgaaattcaacaatttgtaaattaacttttcttctttctgccaTATCTGGTATCAATCTTCTCATGCAAAAATACAATACTTCTTTCACCTCTCCACCATCATCACTTCTAAAGTTAGGTTCATAGTGGAAATAGGGGTTCAGAAAATAGGTAGCTGCATGCAAAGGCCTATGAAGTTGATTATCCCATCGAGCACCAATTCTTCTCCAAACCTCTTCATAACTACATCAATTATGCTATATCAGAAATAATTTCACacataagtaattaaacattgaataagtaaaattttgaaaatttacctCTTTTTGATATCGTTGAAGTTAGACCTAATCTTCTCTTTTGCACAATCCATCTCTTCATAAATAAAACCCATTGCGGGTTTTACATCTGAGTCTACTAATCTTAAGACCACCATAAGAGGGGCAGCAGCTTTCAGGCATGTGGAGACATTCTTCCAGAACCGACTATCTAATACCACATATTGTACTTTCTTGCCCTCTTGTGAAGTTCCAAACTTGCTTGTCTTCCACTCTTCAGAGCTAAACAAGGTCAACAATGATGCCTTCAATTCATGAAGACAAGCAAGAGTTAAATAAGTTGTGGCAAATCTAGTCACACCTGGTCTTATCAAAGTCTCTacctttagtgaactttttcaaCAAGGACATCAACATTGATCTTCCATTAATGTAAGTGGTAATCTTTCTTCCCTTCTTAATTGTCAATTCATGgacctttaaatttttttcaaaatcttcaaatatcAAATCAATGCAATGTGCTGCGCATGGAGTCCAATACAATCTTTCCCTCTTTTGCATCAACAACTCTCCAACTGCCTTGAAATTTGTAGCATTATCAGTGACAACTTGAACAACATTTTCTTCTCCAACaaactcaacaacatcatctaacatttttaaaactttatcaGTTGTTTTTGATATGTATGAAGTGTCaagtgaataaagaaaaatcgtCCCTTTAGGATTATTCACCAAGAAGTTGCAAATAGAACGTCTTTTTTTATCTGTCCAACCATCCGACATAATTGTACATCCAGTTTTCTTCCACTCCTCCTTATAATCCTCAAGGATTTCATCTGTTTTATTCACAGCTTGTTTCAACAGCTTTTCTCTAATGTCATGATAAGATGGTGGTTTGTATCCAACTCCATACTTACCAATCATTTCACACATCTTTGCAAATGCTggatttttaattacattaaaaggaATGGCACTGGTGTAAAAGAATTCAGCCACTTGAGCGTCAACTTCTTCTTTGTATCcttttttaaacatttgattTATAGTTGCTTGAACTCCCCCCTTACTAGTAGTAGcaactttttgttttcctttaaaaCCAAATACCTTGTGTCCTCCTTCAAGACTCTCACTTTCTTCCTCGTCTTCATcaatatttatctttcttttctttaatgatGNaaaatccttacaagcatttgacagtctttggtgaaatttgcaacacagtgaagataactggagtgacggacgatagagtcagacttagtttgtttcctttctctcttggaggaaacgcgaaagactggttgaattctttcccgaagggaacattcaggacttggAAAGAAGTGGTCCaacagtttattactaaatttttcccacctccaaagatcaatcaagagaagttggagatctcttcattcaaacaagggatggaggaaacacTTGGGCAAGCATgagatagattcaaaggattattgagggcaaccccagttcatgggttcgataaaacttcatacttgcttgcgttccttggaggtttgcgcgctcagtcTAAAaagatgttagatgcctcagctggaggcaatattaataaaaaaacagaagatgaggcgtacaatttgattgaagagatggctcaaaatgaagtgtcgcagagtgagaggggcacgcaaaaaggaggacttttacatcttcctactgaagacgctgcagtagcacaaaatcacctcctcagccagaaattggacaagttgctaaaggtcatctctgaacttcctcgggggcttagaaatatttcccaggcacaacaactttgcgatttatgcggtggtgaccatattaatggtcaatgtgcttttacagaggagatgcagcaggacgtgaattatatgggggcccaatttcagtacaaacagggaaatttcaaccaaggtaattctaaccaaggttggaaaaatcatccaagtattgggcaaagccagaatacttcttctggacaaggaggaagCTTTCGGCAGCAAGAACcgttacctctgtggcagcaagtgagtaatttgactgagtctgtcaagACCTTGACTACTCGATTTGAttacttctacaaaagatatgagcaacaggtgaataacaatcaggccagttttaaatcactggagtcacaaattgggcagctggcaacaagaattgaaattacagagaaaaaccagtttagggccagcactgaggctaaccctaagagggaatgcaagattattacagGCCAGAATGGTTGGGACGCAGACTgccaggatggttgggaggaatatattgaaccattccatgttgtgaactgtgaagaagaggagatgttaatggttgaattctttgaacccatgagcagtgaagatgaagaagatgagaattttaaggaagaagaggttggtgaagaaaaagaggaaataggaaCCAGAACTAATCATAATTGGGGCTTGAGAGAGATTTTCAACCGGATGACCGTGTTACCTGTAGAAAATAAGCAGATTCCTCCctattcagaaagaatcaaaattaacagGGATCATGAAATTGaacttactgatgaagaagaggatcttgctgttcaaccacaaaagagtaattatcctcctaaggctaaagatctggggtgtttaacactgttatgttctctgaatgatttggacgtggaagctatgatagattctggatccagcatcaatttaatacccacggaacttttgaaggaaatcggtggacttgtgttgaaaccctctgacttgactataacaatgaCAGATGGTTCTAAAAAAGTGTCTATGGGAATGGTTCAAAATCTTGTTGTGCGAGaagactgtcttgagtttttagcaaattttattgtcatggatgttaaaacggAGGAGGAGTATCCTgtaattttggggcgacccttcatggaaacatcaaagatgtttattgatgttcatgatggaagaataatgatgagagatttgaattatctatttctctatactggccgtgaaggggatgagtgatgggttgtcgcagcccatacaaatttgattgcatatgagaaatgtagtatagactaggaagtgactcctaggtcgtctcccaaggaccaattttgcggttcagaatTCAGGTCAAACATGAAGTGGGGGGGGGTTTGGTGAAactttttgtttgtgaatgcaactgataaaattaaaaataagaattaaacaCGTTCGAACATGATAtaaagcattaaagagagtaaaaatactagaccccaacaatgcaacaaacaattatctaacagaattaaaattattaaagtgcaacactaaattaagaagatgaaaaacaactcaaaatacagtgtaaaataatttaaagcaaaagaaataagcaaatataatttttttttcaccaaatcACATGACCATAGTGCATCTACCCAAGGAAATTGAAATCATAAATGCttctaaaatattacttttaaccGTGACATCCTTGCTTACCAACCTCCAACACGTCATTTCTCAAAGGATTAAGATTAATCTcccaatgttaaaaaaaaaaaaaaaggctgcACCATTCTctagttgaaagaaaaatgcaaaacTTTATTAGATTTCACCACAGAAATCAACGTGTCTCCCTCTGCCAGGACGTCAATTTCCCAAGAAAATTAAGATTGCTTCCAACCATCACAAAGGACAATCATGCCTACCAACTCACCTTGCCTATAGAATTTATAACCGGTTCTCTCTCCTCAAATTTGGTTGCAGCCGCTGCTTCCCATATTACAAAAGCTAAAGAAAATGCTTTTACAGTTAATTTAAAGCTACCCAATCAAGATGT
This DNA window, taken from Vigna radiata var. radiata cultivar VC1973A chromosome 5, Vradiata_ver6, whole genome shotgun sequence, encodes the following:
- the LOC106760650 gene encoding uncharacterized protein LOC106760650, which codes for MCEMIGKYGVGYKPPSYHDIREKLLKQAVNKTDEILEDYKEEWKKTGCTIMSDGWTDKKRRSICNFLVNNPKGTIFLYSLDTSYISKTTDKVLKMLDDVVEFVGEENVVQVVTDNATNFKAVGELLMQKRERLYWTPCAAHCIDLIFEDFEKNLKVHELTIKKGRKITTYINGRSMLMSLLKKFTKGRDFDKTSSEEWKTSKFGTSQEGKKVQYVVLDSRFWKNVSTCLKAAAPLMVVLRLVDSDVKPAMGFIYEEMDCAKEKIRSNFNDIKKSYEEVWRRIGARWDNQLHRPLHAATYFLNPYFHYEPNFRSDDGGEVKEVLYFCMRRLIPDMAERRKVNLQIVEFHNARGLFGMEDAKECRKELNPREWWDMFGDGTLELKRFAIRILSLTCSSSGCDEWITEEANDVVEIDQVEGENDGENVHLDEATTDPALDALDLDNKTFGNNEDAQHSSEEELDEDDDGDDDAIIKDWRIRHREFGISIYDSSKKLSSPDHVVLEHFNPVCRNVVLCGM